From Scomber scombrus chromosome 6, fScoSco1.1, whole genome shotgun sequence, the proteins below share one genomic window:
- the lyve1b gene encoding lymphatic vessel endothelial hyaluronic receptor 1b has translation MARILIFTQFLFVSFAVFSLASDSSLLKAVPKSQRAAGVFMLIEGGKYSFNHTAARAACLSLNVTIATRTQMERAVQRGLETCKFGWIHEQIVVVPRLTAEKNCGSGKTGVVTWSVSADQKFGVFCFNASDLEETPKTSTTRPQTSSSTTSPPVVPTQTPSTPAATPLVRSTTSAPSWLSRKLKTTKSPQRVSPTSAFTLPVKKTPSTVFSSTSPPLLQPLSTRTSTSLSHLITSSSPAVTSFASSTSVPASSFSVTSESVLLQTVNPTKPRFGVVPTAIIILATILLILTAAGALCYYKLSIFPFLSQGHRKDDIETEMWKQSGSEMDLHVKDGAEEEDNEEEEEEGDITDTKYSGDVMLFVNPSIKTFSSE, from the exons ATGGCAAGAATTTTGATTTTTACTCAGttcttatttgtgtcttttgCAGTCTTTTCTCTGGCCTCTGACTCCAGTCTACTTAAAG CAGTCCCTAAAAGTCAGAGAGCCGCTGGAGTCTTCATGCTTATTGAAGGAGGAAAGTACAGCTTCAACCACACTGCTGCCAGAGCCGCCTGCCTTTCTCTGAACGTCACCATAGCTACACGGACCCAGATGGAGCGGGCCGTACAGCGTGGACTGGAGACGTGCAA ATTTGGCTGGATACATGAACAGATTGTGGTCGTCCCACGACTGACAGCGGAGAAAAATTGTGGAAGTGGCAAAACTGGAGTGGTGACGTGGAGCGTATCAGCAGATCAAAAGTTTGgtgtcttttgttttaatgcatCAG ATTTAGAGGAAACTCCTAAAACATCAACAACCAGGCCTCAAACCTCCTCATCTACTACGTCACCACCGGTGGTACCGACCCAAACACCATCAACACCTGCTGCCACACCTCTGGTCAGATCAACAACCAGCGCTCCATCTTGGCTTTCGAGGaagctgaaaacaacaaaatcccCTCAACGTGTATCTCCCACCTCAGCTTTTACTCTCCCGGTCAAGAAAACACCTTCGACTGTATTCTCCTccacttctcctcctcttctccaaCCTCTCTCCACTCGTACTTCTACTTCTCTTTCTCACCTCATCACTTCTTCTTCACCTGCTGTTACCAGTTTTGCATCTTCGACTTCTGTTCCCGCCTCCAGTTTCTCTGTCACCTCTGAATCGGTGCTGCTGCAGACCGTCAACCCCACAAAGCCTCGTTTTGGAG TCGTTCCTACAGCGATCATCATCCTCGCCACCATCCTCCTGATTCTGACTGCAGCAGGTGCTTTGTGCTACTACAAACT GAGCATTTTCCCCTTTCTGTCTCAGGGGCACAGGAAGGACGACATAGAGACGGAAATGTGGAAGCAAAGCGGCAGTGAGATGGACCTTCACGTTAAAgatggagcagaggaggaagacaacgaagaagaagaagaagaaggagacatAACAGACACAAAGTACTCCGGTGACGTCATGCTGTTTGTGAATCCAAGCATCAAAACCTTTTCTTCAGAGTAG
- the rlig1 gene encoding RNA ligase 1, producing the protein MRRLGSVQQKIPCVFLTEVKEEQSRKRDCQQFQVVATENVNPVAVEANIDCALATEKLDGTCCYVTVYKGQPYLWARLDRKPNKQAEKRFKKYQHSHRSCKGFTWSVEEDFKTVPETWIPAHRVKHHNGQPVPDEHGHIPGWVPVEKDNKQYCWHSSVVDNEVGAALVLRPGADDDEGTLEITALPLADLLEQTLELIGTNVNGNPYGLGCKKQPVHCLVSHGSVRIRNPPPVDFQQLCSWFQESPEGRVEGIVWHCNDGTLIKVHRHHLGLRWPDGETSLGKKPVVVHVDGMVDEYNNSKDLFTSFSRLNGHCFNQLQDIQYDL; encoded by the exons ATGAGACGTCTGGGCTCCGTGCAGCAGAAGATACCATGTGTGTTTCTGACGGAGGTGAAAGAGGAACAGTCCAGAAAACGCGACTGTCAG caATTTCAGGTTGTTGCCACTGAGAATGTGAACCCAGTAGCTGTGGAGGCTAATATTGACTGTGCACTGGCCACAGAGAAGCTGGATGGCACCTGCTGCTACGTCACAGTTTATAAAG gacaGCCTTACCTGTGGGCTCGACTCGACAGGAAACCCAACAAACAGGCGGAGAAGAGGTTCAAAAAGTATCAGCATTCTCACAGGAGCTGCAAAG GTTTCACGTGGAGCGTAGAAGAAGATTTTAAAACGGTACCAGAGACGTGGATCCCTGCACACAGAGTCAAACATCACAACGGCCAACCAGTGCCTGATGAACATGGACACATTCCAG GTTGGGTTCCAGTGGAAAAGGACAACAAGCAGTACTGCTGGCACTCCTCCGTGGTGGATAATGAAGTCGGGGCGGCTCTCGTTCTCAGGCCCGGCGCCGACGACGACGAAGGCACGCTAGAAATCACGGCGCTCCCATTGGCCGACCTCCTGGAACAAACGCTGGAGCTCATTGGAACCAACGTTAACGGAAACCCGTACG GGTTGGGGTGTAAGAAGCAGCCGGTTCACTGCCTGGTGTCACACGGGAGTGTTCGGATCAGAAACCCTCCGCCTGTGGACTTCCAGCAGCTGTGCTCCTGGTTCCAGGAGAGTCCCGAAGGCCGGGTCGAGGGCATCGTCTGGCACTGTAATGACGGCACGCTCATTAAG GTTCATCGTCACCATCTGGGGCTCAGGTGGCCCGATGGGGAAACCAGCTTGGGCAAGAAGCCGGTGGTGGTTCACGTGGACGGGATGGTCGATGAGTATAACAACAGCAAGGACTTGTTCACATCCTTCTCCAGACTCAACGGACACTGTTTCAATCAGCTTCAGGATATCCAGTATGACCTGTAA